One window of Nymphaea colorata isolate Beijing-Zhang1983 chromosome 1, ASM883128v2, whole genome shotgun sequence genomic DNA carries:
- the LOC116245681 gene encoding zinc finger CCCH domain-containing protein 34-like yields MEDEFLKRNTDCVYFLASPLTCKKGGECEFRHSEGARLNPRDCWYWLQGNCLNPHCAFRHPPLDAWTETSSEYLPALQLPPLPKKPKSSVPCYFYSSGHCIKGDQCPFMHGPNGIQPSEKLEKVAEGNSTGNQLENKAPTVTSAEPDSSSPPNRTSTPLKVPHTSCLKKSDIHDDGVSETERCSSPQACAPEADDSTVRSSKSLLPEEDDYVSLQPDLLECSEDHMNGTEREEWWESSPGLDVLVDDESEFEEDVKYTLLRDRGVDQFHRRLLQHDYEDAGRFEHYSEAELPRRHVTFDGYEATEYVYDSMQRTAMQFRVRMPEQLVPYGRRRVRQYETEGGYRNSVDLRDHLKKRRTDYGRFGYYSGDHPHLLHKSDTGKGQQGRCISVQKHERMSSQVAKNRIVQYSKADSNLRSNKKHGRSGHAKSRHVKRQEHDKLKRKPNFTVRSEIARGQCQNDIWSTQKTDGFAGPKSLSQIKEEKKRVRESEDGLKCLEQNDCANWCRDMSHQFQGPKSLNELLKDKIRPKSLDKAIQLTTTISVDSVADCRSSLHRDTREHKNGYINDGNSGPDEEADGASNRRVAEKDEFSDAHDDDDDFLLKLESMYS; encoded by the exons ATGGAGGATGAATTCCTGAAGCGGAACACCGATTGCGTCTATTTTTTAGCGTCACCTCTAACTTGCAAGAAG GGCGGCGAATGTGAGTTTCGGCACAGCGAAGGTGCCCGGCTGAATCCCAGGGACTGCTGGTACTGGTTACAGGGAAATTGCCTGAACCCACATTGTGCATTCAGGCATCCG CCACTAGATGCATGGACAGAGACCTCATCTGAATATCTTCCTGCACTGCAACTGCCACCACTACCAAAAAAGCCCAAATCCAGTGTTCCTTGCTATTTTTATTCTAGTGGGCACTGCATTAAGGGGGATCAGTGCCCCTTTATGCATGGTCCAAATGGTATTCAGCCTTCCGAGAAATTGGAAAAGGTTGCTGAGGGCAACAGTACTGGTAATCAATTGGAGAATAAGGCACCAACTGTAACTAGTGCTGAACCAGACTCAAGCAGTCCTCCGAATAGAACTAGCACTCCATTGAAAGTCCCCCATACATCATGCCTCAAAAAAAGCGATATTCATGATGATGGTGTTTCCGAGACTGAACGTTGCTCCTCACCACAGGCATGTGCTCCAGAAGCTGATGATTCTACAGTTAGATCATCTAAATCTCTTCTCCCTGAAGAAGATGACTATGTCAGTTTGCAACCAGATTTGTTGGAGTGTTCAGAGGACCACATGAATGGCACTGAAAGAGAAGAGTGGTGGGAGTCATCTCCTGGGCTAGATGTGCTTGTTGATGATGAATCAGAGTTTGAAGAAGATGTAAAATACACGTTGCTTCGTGACAGAGGCGTTGACCAATTTCACAGGCGCTTGCTACAACATGATTATGAAGATGCAGGCAGGTTCGAGCATTACTCAGAAGCTGAATTACCTCGACGGCATGTGACATTTGATGGTTATGAAGCCACGGAATATGTGTATGATTCAATGCAGAGAACGGCTATGCAATTCAGGGTACGAATGCCTGAACAACTAGTGCCTTATGGTAGAAGACGAGTTCGGCAGTATGAAACTGAAGGGGGATATAGGAATTCTGTAGATCTTCGTGATCACCTCAAGAAGCGCAGGACTGATTATGGAAGATTTGGTTATTACTCTGGAGATCATCCACATTTACTGCATAAGAGTGACACTGGAAAAGGACAGCAAGGAAGGTGCATTTCGGTACAAAAGCATGAAAGAATGTCGTCGCAAGTTGCGAAAAACAGAATAGTTCAGTACAGTAAGGCGGATTCTAATTTGAGGTCTAATAAAAAACATGGCAGGTCTGGACATGCAAAGTCGAGGCATGTTAAGAGACAGGAGCATGACAAGctgaaaagaaaaccaaacttTACAGTGCGGTCAGAGATTGCAAGAGGACAATGCCAGAATGATATTTGGAGTACCCAGAAAACTGATGGTTTTGCTGGACCAAAATCTCTTTCACAAattaaagaagagaagaagagagtaaGAGAAAGTGAGGATGGTTTGAAATGCCTGGAGCAAAATGATTGTGCGAATTGGTGCAGAGATATGTCTCACCAGTTCCAAGGTCCAAAATCTCTAAATGAACTACTCAAAGATAAGATTAGACCAAAATCACTGGACAAGGCCATTCAGCTGACCACCACAATTTCAGTGGACTCTGTTGCTGATTGTAGGAGCAGTTTACACAGAGATACCAGAGAACATAAGAATGGTTATATCAATGACGGAAATAGTGGTCCCGATGAAGAAGCTGATGGAGCGAGTAACAGGAGGGTTGCAGAAAAGGATGAATTTTCAGATGcacatgatgatgatgatgattttcTGCTAAAACTGGAGAGCATGTATTCTTGA
- the LOC116258594 gene encoding uncharacterized protein LOC116258594 produces MPKERRDRSTSLHRCRPSPFHCSSSRSRRSSSRNPTEVEDIKEWEEVRCPVCMEHPHNAVLLLCSSHDKGCRPYMCDTSYRHSNCLDQFRKAFTESASLSPAFVTHVENLSEAWPLRASSSHSTDQRDRVTDSDVHAAQDGQQAADAICEHQEMPKLSCPLCRGEINGWIVVESARRFMNTKTRSCAQESCTYSGTYSDLRKHARHEHPLARPSEVDPDRQRDWRRLERQRDLGDVLSTIRSAMPGALMFEDSFEVDGESDLTGHEVELPSDEGNWWTVLLLFRVFRPGSPLNREWVFPSRYRGVTRTRRRTTSAPVARRSLWGESYEEVGGASANSSTANNGEGVSGSPRQQDGDRPGTSDEI; encoded by the coding sequence ATGCCAAAGGAAAGAAGAGACCGTTCTACCTCTCTTCACAGATGCAGGCCGTCTCCTTTTCATTGTAGCTCTAGTCGCAGTAGGCGATCTTCATCAAGAAATCCCACAGAAGTGGAAGACATAAAGGAATGGGAAGAAGTGCGATGCCCTGTCTGCATGGAGCATCCCCATAATGCTGTGCTGCTTTTATGTTCTTCCCATGACAAAGGCTGCCGTCCTTACATGTGTGATACCAGCTATCGCCATTCAAATTGTCTTGATCAGTTCCGTAAAGCATTTACTGAATCTGCTTCCCTATCACCTGCATTCGTCACCCATGTAGAAAATCTTTCAGAGGCATGGCCATTAAGAGCTTCCTCTTCTCATTCAACCGATCAAAGGGACAGGGTTACTGATTCAGATGTTCATGCAGCCCAAGATGGTCAGCAAGCTGCGGATGCAATCTGTGAGCACCAGGAAATGCCAAAGCTTTCTTGCCCGCTTTGCCGTGGAGAGATAAATGGATGGATTGTAGTGGAGTCTGCACGCCGTTTCATGAACACAAAGACCAGGAGTTGTGCACAGGAATCTTGTACATATAGTGGCACATATTCAGATCTCAGGAAGCATGCAAGACATGAACACCCACTTGCCCGTCCATCAGAAGTGGACCCAGACCGGCAGCGTGATTGGAGGCGTTTGGAACGACAAAGAGATCTGGGAGATGTTCTAAGCACCATTCGCTCGGCAATGCCTGGAGCACTGATGTTTGAGGACTCCTTTGAGGTTGATGGGGAGAGTGACCTTACGGGGCATGAGGTTGAGCTTCCTAGTGATGAAGGCAACTGGTGGACTGTGCTTCTTCTGTTCAGAGTATTCCGGCCGGGATCCCCTCTCAACAGGGAGTGGGTGTTCCCATCTAGATACAGAGGAGTGACAAGGACACGTCGTAGAACAACCTCTGCTCCAGTAGCCAGGCGGAGTCTCTGGGGAGAGAGTTACGAGGAAGTAGGAGGTGCCAGTGCAAATAGCAGTACGGCTAACAATGGGGAAGGTGTGTCAGGATCCCCTAGGCAGCAAGATGGGGACAGGCCTGGGACCTCGGATGAGATCTAA
- the LOC116245682 gene encoding protein OVEREXPRESSOR OF CATIONIC PEROXIDASE 3 — MWAARPPSCSFSPFMGTTAKPVLSSPSSCPPFLSTSSFSFLGRCGIASSTGRNLPPNFVALTRPTLSHSRFRLCFSRRKSAGVSRQSRRNRKEKIVRDSRDNEDPGDGALEADEDALEALFSMLEEDLKNDDLALDNDDDEITEEDLAKLEQELEDALNDVEDDEVSLLQNEEGGSDEADEEEVEPVKLKRWQLRRLASALKVGRRKTNIKSLAAELGLERAVVLELLRDPPPDLLLLSASLPDKVIQPPIEVEPERKPVETSSTEAETESDDSLVAEVEKTAGKGKEPIHILRNRWSGQKRLKKVQIETMERVYARSKRPTNAMVSSIVHVTNLPWKSVLKWFEDRRALDGVPDRRAPFQRETIS; from the exons ATGTGGGCAGCGCGACCACCATCCTGTTCCTTCTCCCCCTTCATGGGCACCACCGCCAAGCCCGtgctttcttctccttcatcgTGCCCACCATTCCTCTCTACCTCCTCCTTCAGCTTCCTTGGCCGTTGCGGAATAGCCTCGTCGACTGGCAGAAATCTGCCGCCTAACTTCGTCGCTCTTACGAGGCCCACCCTCTCCCACTCTCGTTTCCGCCTCTGTTTTAGTCGTCGGAAGTCCGCCGGAGTCTCCCGCCAGTCGCGACGGAATCGCAAGGAG AAAATTGTTCGAGACTCACGTGATAACGAAGATCCAGGTGACGGTGCCCTTGAAGCTGATGAAGATGCCCTCGAAGCACTTTTTAGCATGCTAGAAGAAGATTTGAAGAATGATGACTTGGCTTTGGATAATGATGATGACGAAATAACTGAAGAAGATCTGGCAAAGCTTGAGCAAGAATTGGAAGATGCACTTAATGACGTGGAAGATGACGAAGTGTCTTTGCTTCAGAATGAAGAAGGTGGAAGTGATGAGGCTGATGAGGAAGAGGTTGAACCTGTGAAGCTTAAGCGTTGGCAACTTCGAAGATTAGCTTCAGCCTTAAAGGTTGGCCGCAGAAAGACCAAC ATCAAAAGCTTGGCAGCTGAGCTAGGCCTTGAAAGGGCAGTGGTTCTTGAACTGCTTCGCGATCCTCCTCCTGATCTTTTGTTGCTTTCTGCTTCATTGCCGGATAAAGTCATTCAACCACCTATAGAAGTAGAACCTGAAAGAAAACCTGTAGAGACTTCTTCTACAGAGGCTGAGACCGAATCTGATGATAGTTTAGTTGCAGAAGTTGAAAAGACTGCAGGTAAGGGGAAGGAGCCTATCCATATTTTGAGAAACAGATGGTCTGGGCAAAAAAGACTGAAGAAAGTGCAAATTGAAACTATGGAGAGAGTTTATGCTCGTAGCAAGCGTCCCACT AATGCCATGGTCAGCAGCATTGTGCATGTCACCAACCTCCCTTGGAAGTCTGTGTTGAAGTGGTTCGAGGACAGACGTGCCTTGGATGGAGTCCCTGATAGACGCGCTCCTTTCCAACGTGAAACCATCTCATGA